The Deferribacter desulfuricans SSM1 genome contains a region encoding:
- a CDS encoding ATP-dependent DNA helicase yields MAARRLNQVSGFPTFTIHSLLGFNGDYFSYNETNTLDYDVVVLDEAGMVNIHLFYALLRALKPTTRLIIIGDDAQLPPIGAGFIFSDIISKQIVPTVRLSKVFRQSKDSVINIFAKQIRRGIIPKNCTNRFRDWFYISCSKKQFKNPYNILNNKNNNSKRPQDSVNEKILNILRKLSISAKDQIQDILLDFQILVPQRSGLLGYDNLNNEIQKIFNNPDNIDENNKIYKSNRWFCINDKIIHLENRDMKCIKYFKDYDQLTTAFINNNNNTIYTNELYEQSNSPFYHKRIYNGTLGVIKHIDLENDMIIAQMITGDYVIYDPIEAKDIFDLAYVLTVHKAQGSEFKNVVIPFSLSNFIMLNNQWFYTAITRAKYQIIIIAEDNAFKMACKNTETKKRNTWLKLFDSVTNKRLETYYENIDFKLQKS; encoded by the coding sequence ATAGCAGCCAGACGATTAAATCAAGTTTCAGGGTTTCCTACTTTTACTATACACTCTTTACTAGGTTTTAATGGTGACTATTTTAGTTATAATGAGACAAACACTCTTGATTATGACGTAGTTGTTTTAGACGAAGCAGGAATGGTTAATATTCACTTATTTTATGCTCTTTTAAGAGCTTTAAAACCAACAACAAGATTAATTATTATAGGAGATGATGCACAATTACCACCTATTGGCGCAGGGTTTATTTTTTCAGATATTATTTCCAAACAAATCGTTCCTACAGTCAGATTAAGTAAAGTATTTAGACAATCTAAGGATAGTGTCATTAACATTTTTGCAAAACAGATACGTAGAGGTATTATACCTAAAAATTGTACGAATAGATTTAGAGACTGGTTTTATATATCATGTAGCAAAAAACAATTTAAAAACCCTTATAATATATTAAATAATAAAAATAATAATTCAAAAAGACCTCAAGATTCAGTTAACGAAAAGATATTAAATATTTTACGTAAATTATCTATTTCTGCTAAAGATCAAATACAGGATATTTTATTAGATTTTCAGATTTTAGTACCACAAAGAAGTGGATTACTAGGATATGATAATTTAAACAATGAAATCCAAAAAATCTTTAATAATCCTGATAATATAGACGAAAATAATAAAATTTATAAGAGCAACCGATGGTTTTGTATCAACGATAAAATAATCCATTTAGAAAATAGAGATATGAAATGTATAAAATATTTCAAAGACTATGACCAACTTACTACAGCTTTTATAAATAATAATAATAATACAATTTATACTAATGAATTATATGAACAAAGTAATTCACCATTTTATCATAAACGTATTTATAACGGTACATTAGGAGTAATAAAACATATCGATTTGGAAAATGATATGATAATTGCACAAATGATTACTGGAGATTATGTAATATATGATCCTATTGAAGCTAAGGATATTTTTGATTTAGCGTATGTTTTAACTGTACATAAAGCTCAAGGTTCTGAATTTAAAAATGTAGTTATTCCTTTTTCTTTAAGCAATTTTATTATGCTTAACAATCAATGGTTTTATACAGCAATTACAAGAGCAAAATATCAGATTATTATAATTGCAGAAGATAATGCTTTTAAAATGGCGTGTAAAAACACTGAAACTAAAAAGAGAAACACCTGGTTAAAACTATTTGATTCTGTTACCAATAAACGATTAGAAACATATTATGAAAATATTGATTTTAAATTACAAAAAAGTTAG
- a CDS encoding S8 family serine peptidase, translated as MKRFFTTFLMVLVCFLIMFISNYSYAEELKERLIVKLVDDATLNLPTEIVVGQEPSPENLYNSILFKKIENVGNFEIILTPKKYVDKVLNLLRNRSDVIYAEKDIRYKFNSLIINDSYFNTYQKAYFDMIGAVQGLENVYGENLVNNNDVIVAVIDSGVNVNHEDLQGILWSNNEEIPGNGLDDDGNGYTDDIHGINLSLVDNNTLVDETGHGTIINGIIAANINNLIGMAGLSKAKILNCDVEKQSSVFGDLQESDVLTCVDYIIAMKNRGYNIIAVNMSFGGQGLSQTSNDYIKALRDNGILAIVAAGNDNVDIDKTLYSPASYSRYYDNVITVGSVNLKGEKSSFSNYGKYTVSVFAPGEDIVGPSNLDNSSYVLGSGTSFATPIVVALAAAIKEKYPTYDYKQIKSLVLSTVKEVPALREISKTSGIVQYYNALTGGISNCNSQTANRLVIDDYVIRGFDNVVYFVHNYNCENSLPITSYSAINQSPTFTVTADTDTLGGYIVDITGLNGSDTIKLNNFEVFTPIYKLNTNATTGVVLSQLTSGLQPGTGCYFLTSPSGILNVLGNKYTYYALFSNGVISFYDNVDKCNNSVTLLQLIGLLDTNTNKLNLNLLFSDKGYFDLLGDITFFTFASDNVTYPDITTATNNIYVDAEDTYAIFQFNNRQDTNAGINNVANGIKVTDSNFTFYYNNIAPSSISNTYNGVYVQKLGQYYDVNSLVNNNISVQLSVNSADPSDIQYDNTSLDYFNSNSIDPIPDFIPMVFSDENNSENHLIINFTSENEKNQFAVLGGDSDPNNCIDWDLTSLNNTQYDLRIQYNYQNSGCTNLDNSSSATYMLYTNSYNKPEIKIQYALNYNGITQITTSPDNTTTSNTTTSNNNSGSGDGGGGGGGGGCSIIQYSKEHQKIQFLAHVDIMIILIVLYMIRRRKELKKN; from the coding sequence AGGAGCCTTCACCTGAAAACTTATATAATTCCATACTTTTTAAAAAAATAGAAAATGTAGGTAATTTTGAAATAATTTTAACCCCTAAAAAATATGTGGATAAAGTGCTAAATCTATTAAGAAATCGCTCTGATGTAATTTATGCAGAAAAAGATATTCGTTATAAATTTAATTCATTAATCATAAATGATAGTTATTTTAATACTTATCAAAAGGCATATTTTGATATGATTGGGGCTGTTCAAGGTTTAGAAAATGTTTATGGTGAAAATCTGGTTAACAACAATGATGTAATTGTTGCAGTTATTGATTCTGGAGTAAATGTAAACCATGAAGATTTACAGGGGATATTATGGTCCAACAATGAAGAAATACCAGGTAATGGATTAGATGATGATGGCAATGGTTATACAGATGATATACATGGAATTAATTTGTCATTAGTTGATAATAATACATTAGTAGATGAAACAGGGCATGGAACTATTATTAATGGTATTATTGCTGCAAATATTAATAATTTAATTGGTATGGCAGGATTATCAAAAGCTAAAATATTAAATTGTGATGTAGAAAAACAATCATCAGTTTTTGGAGATTTACAAGAATCAGATGTATTAACCTGTGTTGACTATATTATTGCTATGAAAAACCGTGGTTATAATATAATAGCAGTAAATATGTCTTTTGGTGGCCAGGGTTTATCGCAAACTTCAAATGATTATATTAAAGCTTTAAGAGATAATGGTATATTGGCTATAGTAGCTGCTGGGAATGATAATGTTGATATAGATAAAACATTATATAGCCCTGCTTCTTACAGTAGATATTATGATAATGTAATTACAGTAGGTTCAGTTAATCTTAAGGGTGAAAAATCAAGTTTTTCAAATTATGGAAAATATACTGTATCGGTATTTGCGCCTGGAGAAGATATAGTTGGCCCATCAAATTTGGATAATTCGAGTTATGTATTGGGTTCTGGTACATCATTTGCCACACCGATTGTTGTTGCTTTAGCAGCTGCAATAAAGGAAAAATATCCTACTTATGATTATAAACAGATTAAATCTTTGGTACTTTCTACAGTTAAGGAAGTTCCAGCTTTAAGAGAAATAAGTAAAACTAGTGGTATTGTTCAATATTATAATGCTTTAACAGGTGGTATTAGTAATTGTAATTCACAAACAGCTAATAGATTAGTTATAGATGATTATGTTATAAGGGGTTTTGATAATGTAGTATATTTTGTTCATAATTATAATTGTGAAAACAGTTTACCTATTACAAGTTACAGTGCAATAAATCAATCACCTACATTTACAGTAACTGCCGATACTGATACTTTAGGTGGTTATATTGTGGATATTACTGGTTTAAATGGTAGTGATACAATTAAACTAAATAATTTTGAAGTGTTTACACCAATTTATAAATTAAATACTAATGCAACTACAGGTGTTGTTTTATCTCAATTAACTAGTGGCTTACAACCAGGTACTGGTTGTTATTTTCTAACTTCTCCTTCTGGTATATTAAATGTCTTAGGAAATAAATATACTTATTATGCACTTTTTTCTAATGGTGTGATTTCTTTTTATGATAATGTTGATAAATGTAATAATTCAGTTACTTTATTACAGCTTATTGGTTTGTTAGATACAAATACTAACAAATTAAATCTAAATTTGTTATTTTCAGATAAAGGTTATTTTGATTTACTAGGTGATATTACTTTTTTTACATTTGCTAGTGATAATGTAACTTATCCAGATATTACTACTGCTACTAATAATATATATGTAGATGCAGAAGATACGTATGCTATATTCCAGTTTAATAATAGACAAGATACTAATGCAGGTATAAACAATGTAGCCAATGGGATTAAAGTAACTGATAGTAATTTTACATTTTATTATAACAATATAGCGCCAAGCAGTATTTCTAATACTTATAACGGTGTTTATGTTCAAAAATTAGGACAATATTATGATGTTAATTCATTAGTTAATAATAATATATCTGTACAATTATCAGTTAATTCAGCAGATCCAAGTGATATACAATATGATAATACCTCTTTAGATTACTTTAATAGTAATTCAATAGATCCTATTCCTGATTTTATTCCTATGGTATTTTCAGATGAAAATAATAGTGAGAATCATTTAATTATTAATTTTACAAGTGAAAATGAAAAGAATCAATTTGCTGTATTAGGTGGTGATTCTGATCCTAATAACTGCATAGATTGGGATTTAACATCATTAAATAATACACAATATGATTTACGCATCCAATATAATTACCAAAATTCAGGTTGTACAAATTTGGATAATAGTAGTTCAGCTACTTATATGTTATATACCAATTCGTACAATAAACCTGAAATTAAAATACAGTATGCTTTAAATTACAATGGTATTACTCAAATTACTACTTCTCCTGATAACACTACCACATCAAATACTACAACTTCAAATAATAATAGTGGTAGTGGTGATGGTGGTGGCGGCGGTGGTGGTGGTGGTTGTTCAATAATTCAGTACAGTAAAGAGCATCAGAAAATTCAGTTTCTTGCTCATGTTGATATTATGATTATATTAATTGTTTTATACATGATTAGGCGAAGAAAAGAATTAAAAAAGAACTAA